Proteins from a single region of Hymenobacter aquaticus:
- a CDS encoding ABC transporter permease, with amino-acid sequence MDKIWLIIQREYLTRVRKKSFLVMTLLAPLIMAGFIVVPIMLAQISENKKVVAVADAGNIFAGELPNDPDSDIRYVPAASTDLATAKAAFRKSKQAALLYIPRYDVNNPTGFRIFARDNLSMPMQIAMERMLNRKIEAARMRQAGLDKDVLDKIKADVDLQTVNLSENGEKASSTGVTTGVAYAAAFLIYMFIFIYGVQIMRGVIEEKTNRIVEVVISSVKPFQLMMGKVMGIAAVGLTQLLLWIVLSTAVTSGLAGVFGAEKVVAARTGQLSAPATVDAAGAAGPAQVGTAATPTKKKESAAARFQQSFSAGLASLNLPLILGSFLFYFLGGYLFYGALFGAIGSAVDNETDTQQFMLPITMPLILTIIIAQSVIIRDPNGTVAFWMSMIPFTSPIAMMMRIPFGAVPGWQLLLSMSLLIAGFVFTIWLAGRIYRVGILMYGKKVNYRELSRWMFYKG; translated from the coding sequence ATGGACAAAATCTGGCTTATCATTCAGCGCGAATACCTGACCCGGGTGCGCAAAAAGAGCTTCCTGGTCATGACCCTGCTGGCGCCTCTGATCATGGCGGGCTTTATCGTCGTCCCGATCATGCTCGCGCAGATTTCGGAAAACAAGAAGGTGGTGGCCGTGGCCGACGCGGGCAACATCTTCGCCGGCGAGCTGCCCAACGACCCCGACAGCGACATTCGCTACGTGCCGGCCGCCAGCACCGACCTGGCCACGGCCAAGGCCGCGTTCCGCAAAAGCAAGCAAGCCGCCCTGCTTTACATCCCGCGCTACGACGTGAACAACCCCACCGGCTTCCGGATTTTCGCGCGCGACAACCTGAGCATGCCCATGCAGATTGCCATGGAGCGCATGCTCAACCGCAAGATCGAAGCGGCCCGGATGCGCCAGGCCGGCCTCGACAAAGACGTGCTCGACAAGATAAAGGCCGACGTGGACCTGCAAACCGTGAACCTGAGCGAGAACGGCGAAAAGGCCAGCAGCACCGGCGTCACGACGGGCGTGGCCTACGCCGCCGCCTTCCTGATTTACATGTTCATCTTCATCTACGGCGTGCAGATCATGCGCGGGGTGATTGAGGAGAAAACCAACCGCATCGTGGAAGTGGTGATTTCCTCGGTGAAGCCGTTTCAGCTGATGATGGGCAAGGTGATGGGCATCGCCGCCGTGGGCCTTACCCAACTGCTGCTCTGGATTGTGCTCAGCACGGCCGTTACCTCGGGCCTAGCCGGCGTGTTCGGGGCCGAAAAAGTAGTGGCTGCCCGCACCGGTCAGCTTTCGGCCCCCGCTACCGTGGATGCCGCCGGGGCCGCCGGCCCGGCGCAGGTAGGCACCGCCGCTACGCCAACCAAGAAGAAGGAAAGCGCCGCCGCCCGGTTTCAGCAGAGCTTTTCGGCCGGCCTGGCCAGCCTGAACCTGCCCCTGATTCTGGGCAGCTTCCTGTTCTATTTCCTGGGCGGCTACCTGTTCTACGGGGCACTGTTCGGGGCCATCGGCTCGGCCGTCGACAACGAAACCGACACCCAGCAGTTTATGCTGCCCATCACCATGCCCCTGATTCTGACCATCATCATTGCCCAGAGCGTGATTATCCGGGACCCGAACGGCACGGTGGCTTTCTGGATGTCGATGATTCCGTTTACCTCGCCCATTGCCATGATGATGCGCATTCCGTTCGGGGCCGTGCCGGGGTGGCAGCTGCTGCTGAGCATGAGCCTGCTCATTGCCGGCTTCGTGTTCACCATCTGGCTGGCGGGCCGCATCTACCGGGTCGGCATTCTGATGTACGGCAAGAAGGTAAACTACCGGGAACTGTCGCGCTGGATGTTTTATAAGGGGTAA
- a CDS encoding ABC transporter ATP-binding protein gives MPPILQAIDVHKAYAAHVALNGVSLDIPEGSIFGLLGPNGAGKTSLIRIITQITAADSGEIRFRGEKLNPSHIAQIGYLPEERGLYKKMKVGEQLLYLARLKGLSKADATARIKQWIDRLDLRAWVGKNVEDLSKGMQQKVQFIATVLHEPSLIILDEPFSGFDPINANLIKDEILALRDRGATIIFSTHRMESVEEMCDNIALINRSRKVLDGPVGQIKDTFKTQTYEVEGKGRLMVIHPDFEVLEHKERENGHFYDRIRLHHGTTPNDLLRYLIGNVEVHAFREQVPSINDIFIRRVRETMPETLTQQELAVKS, from the coding sequence ATGCCTCCTATTCTACAAGCCATCGACGTGCACAAGGCGTACGCGGCGCACGTGGCCCTCAACGGGGTGAGCCTCGACATTCCCGAGGGCAGCATCTTCGGGCTGCTCGGCCCCAACGGCGCCGGCAAAACCTCCCTGATCCGCATTATCACCCAGATTACGGCCGCCGACTCGGGCGAAATTCGCTTCCGGGGCGAAAAGCTCAACCCCTCGCACATTGCCCAGATCGGCTATCTGCCCGAGGAGCGGGGCCTCTACAAAAAGATGAAAGTGGGCGAGCAGCTGCTCTACCTGGCCCGCCTCAAGGGCCTGAGCAAGGCCGACGCCACCGCCCGCATCAAGCAGTGGATCGACCGGCTGGATCTGCGGGCCTGGGTCGGCAAAAACGTGGAAGACCTCAGCAAGGGCATGCAGCAGAAGGTGCAGTTTATTGCCACCGTGCTGCACGAGCCCAGCCTGATTATCCTCGACGAGCCGTTTTCGGGCTTCGACCCCATCAACGCCAACCTGATTAAGGACGAAATCCTGGCCCTGCGCGACCGGGGCGCCACCATCATCTTCTCGACCCACCGCATGGAGTCGGTGGAGGAGATGTGCGACAACATTGCCCTAATTAACCGCTCCCGCAAGGTGCTCGACGGGCCGGTGGGCCAGATCAAGGACACGTTCAAAACCCAGACCTACGAGGTGGAAGGCAAGGGCCGCCTGATGGTCATTCACCCCGACTTTGAGGTGCTGGAGCACAAGGAGCGCGAAAACGGCCACTTCTACGACCGGATCCGGCTGCACCACGGCACCACGCCCAACGACTTGCTGCGCTACCTGATCGGCAACGTGGAGGTGCACGCCTTCCGCGAGCAGGTGCCCAGCATCAACGATATCTTTATCCGGCGCGTGCGGGAAACCATGCCCGAAACCCTCACCCAACAGGAGCTGGCCGTCAAAAGCTAA
- a CDS encoding RNA polymerase sigma factor, whose amino-acid sequence MNPASASSDFLALLNANQGILHRVCRLYCSDADDRQDLYQEVVLQLWRAFPGYRPTAKISTWLYRIALNVAISNLRQRTRRPAPERLGDVPPEVAPPPESGPDADDLADLYRAIGRLSDVEKAFILLYLEERTYEEMADILGITQNNVRVKMHRVQDKLRHLLTQPV is encoded by the coding sequence GTGAATCCCGCCTCCGCTAGCTCCGACTTTCTGGCCTTGCTCAATGCCAACCAGGGCATTTTGCACCGGGTGTGCCGGCTCTACTGCTCCGACGCCGACGACCGGCAGGACCTCTACCAGGAAGTCGTGCTCCAGCTCTGGCGGGCCTTTCCCGGCTACCGGCCCACGGCCAAAATCAGCACCTGGCTCTACCGCATTGCCCTGAACGTGGCCATCAGCAACCTGCGGCAGCGCACCCGCCGGCCCGCCCCCGAGCGGCTGGGCGACGTGCCGCCCGAGGTGGCCCCGCCGCCCGAGTCGGGCCCCGATGCCGACGACCTGGCCGACCTCTACCGGGCCATCGGCCGGCTCTCCGACGTGGAAAAAGCCTTTATCCTGCTCTACCTGGAAGAGCGCACCTACGAGGAAATGGCCGATATCCTGGGCATTACCCAGAACAACGTGCGCGTGAAAATGCACCGCGTGCAGGACAAGCTTCGCCACCTTTTAACCCAACCCGTCTGA
- the map gene encoding type I methionyl aminopeptidase, producing MSITSQADLTGLQQISAAVATTLQQMRQYAQPGMNTLELDEYGGRLLAALGARSAPRLTYGFPGWTCISVNQEVAHGIPAAHKVLREGDLINIDVSAEKDGYWADNGGSFVLGADVHQHQPLVDASRQILRTAISRIRGGVRIADIGGLIEAEARKAGFRVIKNLVGHGVGRSLHEEPSEIPNYYDRHNLKRFKKDSVVAVETFISTRASFAHQLGDGWTLSTKDGSFVAQHEHTLVVTDGEPLILTAANGIWD from the coding sequence ATGTCCATCACCTCCCAGGCCGACCTGACCGGCCTCCAGCAGATCAGCGCGGCCGTTGCTACCACGCTCCAGCAGATGCGCCAGTACGCCCAGCCCGGCATGAACACCCTGGAGCTGGACGAATACGGCGGCCGGCTGCTGGCCGCGCTGGGCGCCCGCTCGGCCCCGCGCCTCACCTACGGCTTCCCCGGCTGGACCTGCATCAGCGTCAATCAGGAGGTGGCCCACGGCATTCCGGCCGCGCACAAAGTGTTGCGGGAAGGCGACCTGATCAACATCGACGTGTCGGCGGAGAAGGACGGCTACTGGGCCGATAACGGCGGCTCATTCGTGCTCGGCGCCGACGTGCACCAGCACCAGCCCCTGGTCGATGCCTCCCGCCAGATTCTGCGCACGGCCATCAGCCGCATCCGGGGCGGGGTGCGCATCGCCGATATTGGCGGGCTGATTGAGGCCGAAGCCCGCAAAGCCGGCTTCCGGGTTATCAAGAACCTCGTCGGCCACGGCGTAGGCCGCAGCCTGCACGAGGAGCCCAGCGAAATTCCCAACTACTACGACCGCCACAACCTGAAGCGCTTCAAGAAAGACTCGGTGGTGGCCGTGGAAACCTTTATTTCTACCCGCGCCAGCTTCGCCCACCAGCTCGGCGACGGCTGGACGCTGAGCACCAAGGACGGCAGCTTCGTGGCCCAGCACGAGCACACGCTGGTCGTCACCGACGGAGAGCCCCTGATTCTGACCGCCGCCAACGGCATCTGGGACTAA
- the dnaJ gene encoding molecular chaperone DnaJ, producing MATKRDYYEVLDVAKTASAEEIKKAYRKVAIKFHPDKNPDDPTAEDKFKEAAEAYEVLSDNDKRARYDRFGHQGMGGGGGAQNMEDIFSQFGDIFGGGGFESFFGGGQGRGGRRVKKGSNLRIKLKLDLEEVANGVEKKIKVKRYVACQPCSGTGAKNGTDLKDCGTCHGQGQVKRVVNTMLGQMVSSSTCPTCNGEGKIVSSKCDVCHGEGRQLHEEVIPINIPAGVAEGMQLSMNGKGNYPERGGVPGDLLIQIEEEPHELLKRDGNNIMFEQYISFVDAALGASIEVPTIEGKVKIKVDPGTQPGKILRLRGKGIKDLNGYGRGDQLIHLSVWTPKNVSSEERELLEKLRNAQNFTPNPGKNEKGFFEKVKEYFQ from the coding sequence ATGGCAACGAAGCGAGATTATTACGAGGTGTTGGACGTCGCCAAGACCGCCTCGGCTGAGGAGATAAAGAAGGCGTACCGCAAGGTGGCCATCAAGTTTCACCCCGATAAAAACCCCGACGACCCCACGGCCGAAGACAAGTTCAAGGAAGCCGCGGAGGCCTACGAAGTCTTGTCCGACAACGACAAGCGCGCCCGTTACGACCGGTTCGGTCACCAGGGCATGGGCGGCGGCGGCGGCGCCCAGAACATGGAGGACATCTTCTCCCAGTTCGGCGACATCTTCGGCGGCGGTGGCTTCGAGAGCTTCTTCGGGGGCGGGCAGGGCCGGGGCGGCCGGCGCGTCAAGAAAGGCTCCAACTTGCGCATCAAGCTCAAGCTGGACCTGGAAGAAGTTGCCAACGGCGTCGAGAAGAAGATCAAGGTGAAGCGCTACGTGGCCTGCCAGCCCTGCTCGGGCACTGGCGCCAAAAACGGCACCGACCTGAAGGACTGCGGCACCTGCCACGGCCAGGGCCAGGTGAAGCGCGTGGTAAACACGATGCTGGGCCAGATGGTCAGCTCCTCGACCTGCCCCACCTGCAACGGCGAAGGCAAGATCGTGAGCAGCAAGTGCGACGTGTGCCACGGCGAAGGCCGGCAGCTGCACGAGGAGGTTATTCCGATCAACATCCCGGCCGGTGTGGCTGAGGGCATGCAGCTGAGCATGAACGGCAAAGGCAACTACCCCGAGCGGGGCGGCGTGCCCGGCGACCTGCTCATTCAGATCGAAGAGGAGCCGCACGAGCTGCTGAAGCGCGACGGCAACAACATCATGTTCGAGCAGTACATTTCCTTCGTGGATGCCGCCCTGGGCGCTAGCATCGAGGTGCCGACCATCGAGGGGAAGGTAAAAATCAAGGTGGACCCGGGCACCCAGCCCGGCAAAATCCTGCGTTTGCGCGGCAAGGGCATCAAGGACCTGAACGGCTACGGCCGCGGCGACCAGCTGATTCACCTCAGCGTCTGGACGCCGAAGAACGTAAGCAGCGAGGAGCGTGAATTGCTTGAAAAGCTGCGCAACGCCCAGAATTTCACGCCCAACCCCGGCAAAAACGAGAAGGGCTTCTTCGAGAAAGTGAAGGAGTATTTCCAGTAA
- a CDS encoding nucleotide exchange factor GrpE: protein MAEDTTLPQDDNLSVEPDHTAGELPEDPNAPDLGEVEPADGGAPKAGATKTDAELAELKDKYLRLAAEFDNYKRRTAKERTDLFKTANQELMVALLPVLDDFDRARHHTKDTEDASAVRESIDIISGKLQKTLQQKGLTPMETKGGAFDADLHEAITQIPAPSEDLKGKVVDEVEKGYYLGDKVIRHAKVVLGA from the coding sequence ATGGCTGAAGATACCACCCTGCCCCAGGACGACAATCTGTCCGTTGAACCTGACCACACGGCTGGCGAATTGCCCGAAGACCCCAACGCGCCCGATCTGGGTGAGGTAGAACCTGCCGACGGCGGCGCGCCCAAAGCCGGTGCGACCAAAACCGACGCCGAACTGGCCGAGCTCAAAGACAAGTACCTGCGCCTGGCCGCCGAGTTTGATAACTACAAGCGCCGCACCGCCAAGGAGCGGACCGACCTGTTCAAAACCGCTAACCAGGAGCTGATGGTAGCGCTGCTGCCCGTGCTCGACGATTTTGACCGGGCCCGCCACCATACCAAAGACACGGAGGACGCTTCGGCCGTGCGCGAAAGCATCGACATTATTTCGGGCAAGCTCCAGAAAACCCTGCAGCAGAAAGGCCTGACCCCGATGGAAACCAAGGGCGGTGCCTTCGACGCTGACCTGCACGAGGCCATTACCCAGATTCCGGCTCCCTCCGAGGACCTGAAAGGCAAGGTGGTGGACGAAGTGGAAAAAGGCTACTACCTAGGCGACAAAGTAATCCGGCACGCCAAAGTGGTGCTGGGAGCCTAA
- a CDS encoding GIY-YIG nuclease family protein, translating into MIPLSVVYVLSNPAMPGLIKIGRTNHDNAKTRIDQLYTTGVPVPFTLEFVCKVPNSEEVEKALHTAFAPYRVNPKREFFSIDANQAIAILKLLHVQDATPEIESQPSTLDQSEIDAGAQLKRKRPNLNFEEMQIPIGAILTCSANLASAKVTASRKVDFNGEEMSLTAATRQALGIDYSVAPCPYWIFDGRSLSDIYAETYGQSE; encoded by the coding sequence ATGATTCCCCTCAGCGTTGTCTATGTGTTGTCTAATCCTGCGATGCCTGGATTGATAAAAATCGGACGCACCAACCACGACAATGCTAAAACCCGCATTGATCAGCTCTATACAACGGGAGTACCGGTGCCTTTTACGCTAGAGTTCGTCTGTAAAGTCCCCAACTCGGAAGAGGTTGAAAAAGCACTACACACAGCCTTCGCCCCTTATCGAGTCAATCCTAAAAGAGAGTTTTTCAGTATCGACGCCAATCAGGCCATAGCCATCCTCAAGCTTCTCCACGTTCAGGACGCTACCCCTGAAATAGAAAGTCAACCTAGTACGCTGGATCAGTCTGAGATAGATGCTGGCGCGCAATTGAAAAGAAAGCGTCCCAACTTGAATTTCGAGGAAATGCAGATTCCAATCGGCGCCATTCTCACTTGTTCGGCCAATCTTGCTTCTGCAAAGGTGACGGCCTCCAGAAAGGTAGACTTCAATGGCGAAGAAATGTCACTCACCGCGGCCACCCGCCAAGCGTTGGGAATTGACTATAGCGTAGCACCCTGCCCGTACTGGATATTCGATGGACGCTCTTTGAGCGACATTTATGCGGAGACGTACGGCCAATCAGAGTAA
- the obgE gene encoding GTPase ObgE, with the protein MASNNFIDYVKINCRSGKGGAGSGHFFRAKGLPNGGPDGGDGGRGGHIILEGNSQLWTLLHLQYQKHLIAKAGENGGENLRTGAQGDDIIIQVPLGTIARDAETGEKKLEITEHGQRLILTPGGRGGLGNDHFKSSTNQAPTYFQPGEPGVDEYVILELKLLADVGLVGFPNAGKSTLLSVVSAAKPKIADYAFTTLVPNLGVVAYRDYKSFVMADIPGIIEGAAEGRGLGTRFLRHIERNSILLFMISVDSNDIAAEYQVLLSELEQFNPELLTKKRLLAITKADLIDDELEAEIRETLPTDLPTIFISSLANKNIMQLKDMIWQALHAKE; encoded by the coding sequence GTGGCTTCCAATAACTTCATCGACTACGTCAAAATCAACTGCCGCTCCGGAAAAGGCGGGGCCGGCTCGGGCCACTTCTTCCGCGCCAAAGGTCTGCCCAACGGCGGCCCCGACGGCGGCGACGGTGGCCGCGGCGGCCACATCATCCTGGAAGGCAACTCCCAGCTCTGGACCCTGCTGCACCTGCAGTACCAGAAGCACCTGATTGCCAAGGCCGGCGAAAATGGCGGCGAAAATCTGCGCACCGGCGCCCAGGGCGACGACATCATCATCCAGGTGCCGCTCGGCACCATTGCCCGCGACGCGGAAACCGGCGAGAAAAAGCTCGAAATCACCGAGCACGGCCAGCGCCTGATTCTGACGCCCGGCGGCCGGGGAGGCCTGGGCAACGACCACTTCAAATCGTCGACCAACCAGGCCCCGACCTACTTCCAGCCCGGCGAGCCCGGCGTTGACGAGTACGTGATTCTGGAGCTTAAGCTGCTGGCCGACGTAGGCCTGGTGGGCTTTCCCAACGCGGGCAAAAGCACGCTGCTCTCGGTGGTGTCGGCGGCCAAACCCAAGATTGCCGACTACGCCTTTACCACGCTGGTGCCCAACCTGGGCGTGGTGGCCTACCGCGACTACAAGTCGTTCGTGATGGCCGACATTCCGGGTATCATTGAGGGCGCAGCCGAAGGGCGGGGGCTGGGTACGCGCTTCTTGCGCCACATCGAGCGCAACTCCATTCTGCTGTTTATGATTTCGGTGGACAGCAACGACATTGCCGCCGAATATCAGGTGCTGCTCAGCGAGCTGGAGCAGTTCAACCCCGAGCTGCTGACCAAAAAGCGCCTACTGGCCATCACCAAGGCCGATTTGATTGACGACGAGCTGGAAGCTGAAATCCGCGAGACGCTGCCGACCGACCTGCCGACCATCTTCATTTCCAGCCTGGCCAACAAGAACATCATGCAGCTCAAGGACATGATCTGGCAGGCCCTGCACGCCAAGGAGTAA
- a CDS encoding adenylate kinase — protein MLNIVLFGPPGAGKGTQSQKLIARYNLVHLSTGDLLRSQITQGTELGLRAKKLMDEGLLVPDEVVIGMIESQLASNTTAAGFIFDGFPRTVPQAQSLDALTQRYDTGVSCMIALEVAEEELVKRLLERGKTSGRPDDQDETKIRKRVTVYNTETAQVAGYYAEQSKFHGLNGIGAIDDIFGQICEIVDQHLPATSVADSQTAADEVKA, from the coding sequence ATGCTCAATATCGTACTCTTCGGCCCTCCCGGCGCCGGCAAAGGAACGCAAAGCCAGAAGCTGATTGCCCGTTACAACCTCGTGCATCTCTCCACTGGCGACCTGCTTCGCTCCCAGATTACGCAAGGAACCGAACTTGGTCTGCGGGCGAAGAAGCTCATGGACGAAGGTCTGCTCGTACCCGACGAAGTGGTTATCGGCATGATTGAAAGCCAGCTGGCCAGCAACACCACGGCCGCCGGCTTTATCTTCGACGGCTTCCCGCGCACCGTGCCCCAGGCCCAGAGCCTCGACGCCCTCACCCAGCGCTACGACACCGGCGTGAGCTGCATGATTGCCCTGGAAGTAGCCGAGGAAGAGCTGGTAAAGCGCCTGCTGGAGCGCGGCAAAACCAGTGGCCGCCCCGACGACCAGGACGAAACCAAAATCCGGAAGCGCGTGACGGTATACAACACCGAAACTGCCCAGGTAGCCGGCTACTACGCCGAGCAAAGCAAATTTCACGGCCTCAACGGCATCGGTGCCATCGACGATATCTTCGGTCAGATCTGCGAAATCGTGGATCAGCACCTGCCGGCTACTTCCGTTGCCGACAGCCAGACGGCGGCAGACGAAGTAAAAGCGTAA
- the hpt gene encoding hypoxanthine phosphoribosyltransferase: protein MPLSTISLHDKQFAPYLTASQITAAVREVAASINRDYAGKQPLFVAVLNGSFMFVADLLKEIQLPCEIAFIRVASYEGTASTGTVREIMGLQEDVAGRDLIILEDIVDTGHTMKSLLELLQAKKPASLEVATLFLKPECLQHELGLRYVGLSIPNDFIVGYGLDYDGLGRNYPDVYTAV, encoded by the coding sequence ATGCCATTGTCCACTATCTCGCTGCACGACAAGCAGTTTGCTCCTTACCTGACCGCCAGCCAAATCACGGCGGCCGTGCGTGAGGTAGCCGCCTCCATCAACCGCGACTACGCTGGCAAACAGCCCCTTTTCGTAGCAGTGCTCAATGGCTCGTTCATGTTCGTAGCCGATCTGCTGAAGGAAATTCAGCTGCCCTGCGAAATAGCCTTTATCCGCGTCGCCTCCTACGAGGGCACTGCCAGCACCGGCACCGTGCGCGAAATCATGGGCCTGCAGGAAGACGTGGCCGGCCGCGACCTGATTATCCTGGAGGACATCGTGGACACGGGCCACACCATGAAGTCGTTGCTGGAGCTGTTGCAGGCTAAAAAGCCGGCTTCCCTGGAAGTGGCCACGCTGTTTCTCAAGCCCGAGTGCCTGCAGCACGAGCTGGGGCTGCGCTACGTGGGCCTGAGCATCCCGAACGATTTCATTGTGGGCTACGGCCTTGATTATGATGGCTTAGGCCGCAACTACCCCGACGTATACACTGCCGTCTAA